Proteins from a genomic interval of Hyalangium ruber:
- the serS gene encoding serine--tRNA ligase, with product MLDLRYVAQNFDAVVARLKARGGSLDLGPFQKLFTERRELYVAMESLAARRNSANEEMKRKAKEDPAALEALRGDLRAVSQEIKEKEARLKEVEEELNRILLLIPNIPHESVPVGASEQENVVARTWGEKPNFLFTPKQHFEVGEKLGMLDFERAAKVSGSRFTFYKAALARLERALVTFMIDVHTQKGYMEMLPPYLVLRETMMGTGQLPKFEEDAFKTSGDPERFLIPTAEVPVTNYHADEILEAGQLPLKYCAFSPCFRAEAGAAGRDTRGLIRQHQFHKVELVKFATPDTSLQELEGMTDDACDILRRLGLHHRVVLLCTGDMGFASRKTYDIEVWLPGQGAYREISSCSDCGDFQARRAKIRFRAQKGDKPQLLHTLNGSGLAVGRTSIAILENYQREDGSVAIPEALWPYMGGMREIRPL from the coding sequence GGCTCAAGGCCCGCGGCGGCAGCCTGGACCTTGGCCCCTTCCAGAAGCTCTTCACCGAGCGGCGTGAGCTCTACGTCGCCATGGAGTCTCTGGCGGCCCGCCGCAATTCCGCCAACGAGGAGATGAAGCGCAAGGCCAAGGAGGATCCGGCCGCGCTGGAAGCACTGCGCGGGGACCTGCGCGCCGTCTCCCAGGAGATCAAGGAGAAGGAGGCCCGCCTCAAGGAGGTCGAGGAGGAGCTGAACCGCATCCTTCTGCTCATCCCCAACATCCCCCACGAGTCGGTCCCCGTCGGCGCCAGCGAGCAGGAAAATGTCGTGGCGCGTACCTGGGGCGAGAAGCCCAACTTCCTCTTCACGCCCAAGCAGCACTTCGAGGTCGGCGAGAAGCTGGGGATGCTGGACTTCGAGCGGGCCGCCAAGGTGTCGGGCAGCCGCTTCACCTTCTACAAGGCGGCCCTGGCGCGGCTGGAGCGGGCGCTGGTCACCTTCATGATCGATGTCCACACGCAGAAGGGCTACATGGAGATGCTGCCGCCCTATCTCGTGCTGCGCGAGACGATGATGGGCACCGGCCAGCTGCCCAAGTTCGAGGAGGACGCCTTCAAGACGTCGGGCGACCCCGAGCGCTTCCTCATCCCCACCGCCGAAGTGCCCGTCACCAACTACCACGCGGATGAGATCCTCGAGGCGGGCCAGCTGCCGCTGAAGTACTGCGCCTTCAGCCCCTGCTTCCGCGCGGAGGCCGGCGCGGCGGGCCGCGACACGCGCGGGCTGATTCGCCAGCACCAGTTCCACAAGGTGGAGCTGGTGAAGTTCGCCACCCCGGACACCAGCCTCCAGGAGCTGGAGGGCATGACGGACGACGCGTGCGACATCCTGCGGCGCCTGGGGCTGCACCACCGGGTGGTGCTGCTGTGTACCGGCGACATGGGCTTTGCCTCGCGGAAGACCTACGACATCGAGGTCTGGCTGCCGGGCCAGGGAGCGTACCGGGAGATCTCCTCGTGCTCGGACTGCGGCGACTTCCAGGCACGCCGGGCCAAGATTCGCTTCCGCGCCCAGAAGGGCGACAAGCCCCAGCTGCTCCACACCCTGAATGGCAGCGGGCTGGCCGTGGGGCGGACGAGCATCGCCATCCTCGAGAACTACCAGCGGGAGGACGGAAGCGTCGCCATCCCGGAGGCGTTGTGGCCCTACATGGGCGGAATGCGGGAGATCCGGCCCCTGTAG